One region of Chlamydiales bacterium genomic DNA includes:
- a CDS encoding NUDIX domain-containing protein: protein MNKFVRVGVGALIIKDETILMGFRLGKHGKDSWSLPGGHLEFGETPEECAIRETLEETGLFVSQVKRGPWINDYFAESHSHYITLLMIARYEGGEPEVKEKEKCKIWQWFPYAQLPTPLFLPIQTFLNSGYKFDDFSKLF from the coding sequence ATGAATAAATTTGTCAGAGTTGGCGTTGGTGCGCTCATTATTAAGGATGAAACCATTTTGATGGGATTTCGTTTAGGAAAACATGGAAAAGACTCTTGGAGCCTTCCAGGAGGACATTTAGAGTTTGGCGAAACCCCTGAAGAATGTGCTATAAGAGAAACTTTAGAAGAAACAGGTCTCTTCGTCTCTCAAGTCAAGCGTGGGCCTTGGATCAATGATTATTTTGCTGAAAGCCATTCTCATTATATCACTCTTTTAATGATTGCTCGATACGAGGGTGGAGAGCCAGAAGTTAAAGAAAAAGAAAAGTGTAAAATTTGGCAATGGTTTCCCTACGCCCAATTACCTACACCTCTTTTTCTTCCTATTCAAACATTTTTAAATTCTGGCTATAAATTTGATGATTTTTCTAAGTTATTTTAA
- a CDS encoding ClbS/DfsB family four-helix bundle protein, whose translation MNFPSLQAPLSLEIQKEYSRLTKLISSIPAPLRILKKIKGTGGTVSITDLIAYQIGWGSLVIGWYDAGIRGETPKMSGEGFTNWNYVAIAQYFYQKYNFNNDKDLQTRAFLQVFMRLITIVEQEYQTGNLDKLGVWPWCTLPSGKQWPLSKWIKVNTSSPYKRAFTLINSGYAKNYF comes from the coding sequence ATGAATTTTCCCTCTCTACAAGCCCCTTTAAGCCTAGAAATTCAAAAAGAATACTCTCGATTAACAAAACTCATATCTTCAATTCCTGCACCTTTGCGAATCTTAAAGAAAATAAAGGGAACTGGGGGAACAGTAAGTATAACGGACTTAATTGCCTATCAAATTGGATGGGGAAGCTTGGTGATTGGCTGGTATGATGCAGGAATAAGAGGTGAAACACCAAAAATGTCTGGAGAGGGCTTTACAAATTGGAACTATGTGGCCATTGCTCAGTATTTTTATCAAAAATACAACTTCAATAACGACAAAGACCTACAGACCAGGGCTTTCCTGCAAGTTTTCATGCGACTAATTACTATCGTCGAACAAGAATACCAAACCGGGAACCTAGACAAACTAGGGGTTTGGCCATGGTGTACACTACCATCGGGCAAGCAATGGCCACTTAGCAAATGGATCAAAGTCAATACCAGCTCCCCCTATAAAAGAGCTTTTACCCTAATTAACTCAGGTTACGCAAAAAACTATTTTTGA